In one Polynucleobacter sp. JS-JIR-5-A7 genomic region, the following are encoded:
- a CDS encoding UDP-2,3-diacylglucosamine diphosphatase: MISQYASALLISDLHLTPSMPLTAQRFFDFCEKDASQVEAVFILGDLFEYWIGDDASAHSPFQQEVKRALANLSAKTKTYYIHGNRDFLVGPAFLKKTGMTALSDPSLVELAGQKYLLSHGDALCTADVGYQIFRNWTRKPWLQKGFLCLPLAWRRSVANHLRGNSHAQYQRNARASHQKNQMKTNVTQEACAAILRSHSGDKLIHGHTHLPAHHQEQLGEQSWQRWVLSDWDLDHPEGARPRASALMINAQGVRAIDLIKS; encoded by the coding sequence ATGATCTCGCAATACGCGAGCGCACTGCTCATCTCAGATCTACACTTGACGCCGTCAATGCCTTTGACGGCTCAACGCTTTTTTGACTTTTGTGAAAAAGATGCTTCTCAGGTAGAAGCTGTTTTTATTCTGGGCGATCTTTTTGAATACTGGATTGGCGATGATGCTTCAGCGCATTCGCCCTTTCAACAAGAAGTAAAACGCGCCCTCGCGAATCTTTCTGCCAAAACCAAAACGTATTACATTCATGGCAACCGTGACTTTCTAGTGGGTCCTGCCTTCTTGAAAAAAACTGGCATGACTGCATTATCAGATCCCTCGCTGGTGGAACTTGCCGGTCAAAAATACCTGCTCTCACATGGGGATGCTCTATGTACCGCAGATGTGGGCTATCAGATATTTCGTAACTGGACTAGAAAACCTTGGTTGCAAAAAGGATTCCTCTGTCTCCCCTTGGCCTGGCGCCGTTCCGTTGCGAATCATTTACGGGGTAATAGTCATGCGCAATATCAACGCAATGCGAGAGCTTCCCATCAGAAGAATCAGATGAAAACGAATGTCACTCAAGAAGCTTGTGCCGCAATACTACGCAGTCATTCAGGCGATAAGCTGATACATGGACACACCCATTTACCCGCTCATCATCAAGAGCAATTAGGCGAACAATCTTGGCAACGCTGGGTTTTGTCTGATTGGGACTTAGATCATCCGGAAGGTGCTCGCCCAAGAGCGAGTGCACTCATGATTAATGCTCAAGGCGTGCGCGCTATTGACTTGATTAAATCTTAA
- the cysS gene encoding cysteine--tRNA ligase, translated as MLQIYNTLSRSKQVFKPIEPGKVKIYVCGMTVYDFCHIGHARVMIVFDMVVRWLRASGYQVLYVRNITDIDDKIIKRALENGEPITSLTNRFIAAMHSDSDELGLMHPDQEPRATDYIKQMQGMIGKLIENELAYQAEDGDVNFAVRLLPRYGQLSGKSLDELNAGERVAVGGGKRDPLDFVLWKSAKPEEPADTRWKSPWGEGRPGWHIECSAMSCDLLGEHFDIHGGGADLQFPHHENEIAQSEGALYGQNRKEDDAPFVNYWMHNGHIRVNQEKMSKSLGNFFLIRDVLKSFDPEVLRFFMLKAHYRSPINYSDAQLEEARAGLVRLYTAIAQVPSLVNVALDPNNSWSKRFAEAMNDDFNTSDAIAVLFDLASEVNRAQGYERQTLASTLKSLGGVLNFLQRDPTAFLQSGTKDEGGFSPEQIEEQIAARVAAKQAKDFAKADLIRKTLLEQGVVLEDKPGGLTEWRRA; from the coding sequence ATGCTGCAAATCTATAACACCCTAAGCCGCTCTAAACAGGTTTTTAAGCCCATCGAACCGGGTAAGGTGAAGATCTATGTCTGCGGCATGACGGTCTATGATTTTTGCCATATTGGTCACGCCAGGGTCATGATCGTCTTTGATATGGTTGTTCGCTGGCTCAGAGCCAGTGGCTACCAGGTTCTCTATGTTCGCAATATCACCGATATTGATGACAAAATCATTAAGCGTGCTCTAGAAAATGGCGAGCCGATTACAAGCTTAACCAATCGCTTCATTGCTGCCATGCATTCTGACTCTGATGAGTTAGGTTTAATGCATCCAGATCAGGAGCCGCGTGCTACGGATTACATCAAACAAATGCAAGGCATGATCGGCAAGCTCATTGAAAATGAATTGGCGTATCAAGCAGAAGACGGCGATGTCAATTTTGCAGTTCGTTTACTGCCCCGTTACGGTCAGCTGTCTGGAAAATCTCTCGATGAACTCAATGCAGGTGAGCGCGTTGCAGTAGGAGGAGGTAAACGCGATCCATTGGATTTTGTGTTGTGGAAGAGCGCCAAGCCAGAAGAGCCTGCGGATACCCGTTGGAAATCCCCTTGGGGCGAGGGCCGACCAGGTTGGCATATCGAGTGCTCAGCCATGTCATGCGACTTACTTGGCGAACACTTTGATATTCATGGTGGTGGCGCTGATTTGCAGTTTCCGCATCATGAAAATGAAATCGCCCAAAGCGAAGGGGCTTTGTACGGGCAAAATCGAAAAGAGGATGATGCCCCTTTTGTGAACTATTGGATGCATAACGGTCATATTCGAGTGAACCAAGAGAAGATGTCTAAGTCTTTGGGTAACTTCTTCTTAATCCGTGATGTCTTAAAAAGTTTTGATCCCGAAGTCTTGCGATTCTTCATGCTGAAAGCCCATTACCGCAGCCCCATCAATTACAGTGATGCGCAATTAGAAGAGGCGCGTGCTGGCTTGGTGCGCTTATATACCGCCATAGCACAGGTACCCAGCCTAGTAAACGTCGCGCTTGATCCCAATAACTCCTGGTCAAAGCGCTTTGCCGAAGCCATGAATGACGACTTCAATACATCAGATGCGATTGCGGTATTGTTTGATTTGGCAAGTGAAGTCAATCGAGCGCAAGGCTATGAAAGACAGACGCTCGCAAGCACTCTTAAATCTTTAGGTGGAGTATTGAATTTCTTGCAACGCGATCCAACCGCATTCCTGCAATCGGGCACTAAAGACGAAGGCGGCTTCAGTCCGGAGCAAATCGAAGAACAAATTGCTGCTCGGGTTGCGGCTAAGCAAGCAAAAGATTTTGCTAAAGCCGACCTTATTCGTAAAACTTTATTAGAACAGGGCGTTGTCTTGGAAGATAAGCCTGGCGGTCTCACAGAATGGCGGAGGGCTTAA
- a CDS encoding peptidylprolyl isomerase: MAKILLKTNQGDITLTLDAAKAPISVANFLHYVKSGHYDGTIFHRVINNFMIQGGGMTAGMKQKPTGAEIENEANNGLKNELGTVAMARTSDPHSATAQFFINVNDNEFLNHTAQNAQGWGYAVFGKVTEGMDVVDTIRKVKTGNTGFHQDVPAEDVVIEKASVLEE, translated from the coding sequence ATGGCGAAGATTCTCCTTAAAACCAATCAGGGCGATATCACCCTCACTCTTGACGCAGCTAAAGCACCCATAAGCGTTGCAAATTTTTTGCATTATGTAAAGAGCGGTCACTACGATGGCACAATTTTTCATCGGGTGATTAATAACTTCATGATTCAGGGTGGCGGCATGACTGCTGGCATGAAGCAAAAGCCGACTGGTGCAGAAATTGAGAATGAGGCTAATAATGGTCTCAAGAATGAACTTGGTACCGTTGCGATGGCTCGCACGAGCGATCCACATTCAGCTACTGCGCAGTTTTTCATCAACGTGAATGACAATGAATTTCTAAACCATACCGCTCAAAATGCGCAAGGCTGGGGTTATGCTGTCTTTGGCAAAGTCACTGAGGGTATGGATGTAGTTGATACGATTCGCAAAGTGAAGACTGGTAATACTGGCTTTCATCAAGATGTGCCAGCAGAAGATGTTGTGATTGAGAAAGCCTCTGTTCTCGAGGAATGA
- a CDS encoding tetratricopeptide repeat protein encodes MSQFFTPSLMFATLKAPIVTTFLAIAIALSFLLLTGCSTPAQQQANAEIAAVNRQEATSPQAKTQAYLGGYGPSDPPRLSTDAPYDPLNPELSETVGVPFLSFLIIEPDPVTKNAVPSDIEKLVKARKYQDAIDLINTRLKKTPRNVQLRYIKARLQLELRDFDGAKKTLIEITQQFPELPEPYNNLAAIVANQDKWIEARDYLELALKLRPSYSTAAANLGEVYVRLGAKAYEDAAANTQLNQRLYANRAKYLLNLLKPQTRGSANPNSSSSNPSTNSPESK; translated from the coding sequence ATGAGCCAGTTTTTCACCCCTTCCCTTATGTTTGCAACCCTCAAAGCACCGATCGTCACCACTTTTCTAGCAATTGCTATTGCCCTGAGCTTTTTATTACTGACTGGGTGCAGTACCCCTGCCCAACAACAGGCAAATGCTGAAATCGCCGCCGTCAATAGGCAAGAAGCAACTTCTCCACAAGCTAAAACTCAAGCCTACCTGGGCGGCTATGGGCCCAGTGATCCTCCCAGACTCTCCACGGATGCTCCATACGATCCATTAAATCCAGAGCTCTCTGAAACCGTTGGTGTGCCTTTTTTATCTTTCTTGATTATTGAGCCAGATCCGGTGACTAAAAATGCAGTGCCATCGGATATAGAAAAATTAGTGAAGGCGAGAAAGTATCAAGATGCGATAGATTTAATTAATACTCGCCTCAAAAAGACTCCTCGTAATGTCCAACTACGCTATATCAAGGCCCGCTTGCAACTTGAGCTGCGTGATTTTGATGGGGCCAAGAAAACCTTAATTGAAATTACTCAACAATTTCCAGAGCTGCCAGAGCCCTATAACAATCTTGCAGCGATCGTCGCGAATCAAGATAAATGGATTGAAGCACGCGACTATTTAGAGCTCGCACTGAAGCTGCGTCCTAGTTACAGCACTGCTGCAGCGAACTTAGGTGAAGTCTATGTGCGCTTGGGTGCTAAGGCTTACGAAGATGCTGCCGCCAATACTCAACTTAATCAGCGTCTGTATGCCAATCGCGCTAAATATCTACTCAATTTATTAAAACCTCAGACCAGGGGTTCTGCAAACCCCAACTCTTCTTCAAGCAACCCATCCACTAACTCTCCAGAAAGTAAATAA
- a CDS encoding inositol monophosphatase family protein, giving the protein MHPMLNVAVKAARRAGTVINRASLNLERLQVDRKQHNDFVTEVDKAAEAAIIETLSEAYPTHGFLAEETGEHNADAENVWIIDPLDGTTNFIHGFPQYAVSIALAVNGVIQQAVVYDPTRDELFTATRGAGAYLDRRRLRVGAQDRLANSLIGTGFPYREDQDLEKYLNIFAEMSRQCAGLRRPGAASLDLAYVAAGRYDGFFESDLKPWDMAAGALLITEAGGLIGNYRGEEGFLKSGEVMAANPRIYAQMVQTLSKYSAS; this is encoded by the coding sequence ATGCATCCCATGTTAAATGTGGCCGTAAAGGCTGCCCGTCGTGCTGGAACCGTGATTAATCGCGCCTCTCTCAATTTAGAGCGCCTCCAAGTCGATCGTAAACAGCACAATGACTTTGTAACTGAGGTGGACAAGGCCGCAGAAGCGGCCATCATCGAAACCCTGAGCGAGGCCTATCCAACACATGGATTTTTGGCTGAAGAGACGGGTGAACACAATGCCGATGCAGAGAACGTATGGATCATTGATCCATTGGATGGCACAACTAACTTCATTCACGGCTTTCCGCAGTATGCGGTGTCAATTGCTTTAGCAGTCAATGGCGTAATTCAACAGGCTGTTGTCTACGATCCAACTCGCGATGAACTATTTACTGCAACTCGAGGAGCGGGCGCTTATTTGGATCGCCGGCGTTTACGGGTTGGTGCACAAGATCGTTTAGCGAATTCTTTGATTGGCACTGGCTTTCCCTATCGAGAAGATCAAGACCTCGAAAAATATCTCAACATATTTGCAGAGATGTCTCGTCAGTGCGCAGGCTTACGTCGTCCTGGTGCAGCTTCATTAGATTTAGCTTATGTTGCTGCGGGTCGTTACGATGGTTTCTTTGAGAGTGATCTCAAGCCTTGGGATATGGCTGCAGGCGCTCTGTTGATTACTGAAGCCGGTGGCTTGATTGGTAATTACCGCGGTGAAGAGGGATTTTTAAAGAGCGGCGAAGTGATGGCTGCAAATCCACGTATCTACGCGCAAATGGTGCAAACGCTTTCTAAATATTCTGCTTCTTAA